TATCACGACCCCGAGAAGCCCGTTATTCGCGGGGACGCCGGAAAACTCCCCGACCATCGCGGCGACGACACCCGCGAAGAAGCCGATCGGGAGAATCCACGCCGGGCGCCCGACGATCAGGATCGCTACCGCGCCGAGAACGATCGACGTCGCCGCCGCACAGGCGACCGGGAGCCCGTCGTATTCGAACTGCGGATTGAACGATTCAACCATGGTAACACACCGTCGGACCTATCCTCGGTTGAACAACACAAAAACGTATCCAAGAGTTCAAAAGTAATTGTAACTACTCACGCATTACGAGAGTGACATGCATTCACGTGCCGAGGCGTTCGCCGAGCAGGCAACGCAGAAATACGGACTCGACATCGAGGTACTGGAGTTCCCTGCGGGAACGAAAACGGCAGCCGACGCAGCCGAGGCGCTCGGCTGTGACGTCGCCCAGATCGCGAGTAGTATCGTCGTCGACGCCGACGGCGACCTGATCGTCGCGATTACCAGCGGTGCGAACAGGGTTGATCTCGCCGCAGTCGCAGAGCGGTTCGACGCTCCAGTCGAACGAACGACGATGGCCGATCCAGATCGCGTCGCCGACGAGATTGGCTGGTCGATCGGGGGCGTACCGCCAATCTGTCACGAGACGGACGTTCCTGTCCTGTTCGATCC
The Halalkaliarchaeum desulfuricum DNA segment above includes these coding regions:
- a CDS encoding YbaK/EbsC family protein codes for the protein MHSRAEAFAEQATQKYGLDIEVLEFPAGTKTAADAAEALGCDVAQIASSIVVDADGDLIVAITSGANRVDLAAVAERFDAPVERTTMADPDRVADEIGWSIGGVPPICHETDVPVLFDPALQEFETVYAAAGTPEAVFPIDPETLREHASATVVDVTESR